One stretch of Schlesneria sp. DSM 10557 DNA includes these proteins:
- a CDS encoding transposase, translated as MARLARAEVFSPDEVAIVHVMNRVVRRCFLLGTDSLTGKNYDHRKGWIEDLLKRYAACFGIDLLGFAILSNHFHLILRSRPDVVAAWDDDEVARRWLLLCPIRKDDHGNPLEPNQAELDFIQNDPRKLEIIRLRLSDIGWWMRLLCQTVAMRANHEDKEIGRFWQSRFRAVRLLDEAALVACAAYVDLNPIRAAMADRLETSDYTSVQRRIQAQQNHSSPRITVTPSDGSPTESKPSRRSVKKTNDPKTKQASTADRFLAPLPLDERNGKTGPVANRTGARCSDKGFLPMTQENYLRLLRWTAKQLPREKLSRTSPELKEVFSKLDLNANAWLSLVRKFSKLFYNVAGRPQTIELTRSRIGQHRHYVRRETREVFS; from the coding sequence ATGGCTCGGTTGGCGCGTGCAGAGGTCTTTTCGCCGGATGAGGTGGCGATTGTGCATGTGATGAACCGGGTTGTTCGGCGGTGCTTTCTGCTGGGGACTGATTCCCTGACCGGCAAGAACTATGACCACCGGAAGGGGTGGATTGAAGATCTACTGAAACGCTATGCCGCCTGTTTCGGGATCGATCTGCTCGGCTTCGCGATTCTCTCGAACCATTTTCATCTGATCTTGCGGTCTCGGCCGGACGTCGTGGCAGCCTGGGATGATGATGAAGTCGCTCGACGGTGGTTGCTCCTTTGTCCCATCCGGAAGGATGATCACGGAAACCCCTTGGAGCCGAATCAGGCCGAGTTGGATTTCATCCAGAACGATCCTCGTAAGCTGGAAATTATCCGCTTGCGGTTGTCCGATATCGGCTGGTGGATGCGCCTGTTGTGTCAGACTGTGGCGATGCGCGCCAACCACGAGGACAAGGAGATCGGCCGCTTCTGGCAAAGCCGATTTCGGGCGGTCCGTCTTCTTGACGAAGCGGCCCTCGTCGCTTGTGCTGCCTATGTCGATTTAAACCCGATTCGCGCGGCGATGGCGGATCGACTGGAGACCAGTGACTACACTTCGGTCCAGCGGCGGATTCAGGCTCAGCAGAACCACTCAAGCCCCCGTATCACCGTCACTCCCAGCGATGGTTCACCGACAGAGAGCAAACCATCCCGCCGTTCGGTCAAGAAGACGAATGACCCTAAAACGAAGCAAGCGTCAACCGCCGATCGATTTCTGGCACCATTACCGCTGGACGAACGAAATGGGAAGACGGGGCCGGTTGCAAACCGTACGGGAGCCCGCTGCAGCGATAAAGGCTTTCTGCCGATGACCCAGGAAAACTATCTTCGATTGCTCCGCTGGACGGCGAAGCAGCTTCCGCGTGAGAAGCTGTCCCGGACATCGCCTGAGCTGAAAGAGGTCTTTAGCAAGCTGGATCTGAACGCCAACGCCTGGCTGTCACTGGTCCGGAAGTTCAGCAAGCTGTTCTACAACGTCGCAGGTCGCCCGCAGACGATCGAGCTGACGCGCAGTCGCATCGGCCAGCATCGACACTACGTCCGCAGAGAAACCCGCGAGGTCTTCTCCTGA
- a CDS encoding PEP-CTERM sorting domain-containing protein (PEP-CTERM proteins occur, often in large numbers, in the proteomes of bacteria that also encode an exosortase, a predicted intramembrane cysteine proteinase. The presence of a PEP-CTERM domain at a protein's C-terminus predicts cleavage within the sorting domain, followed by covalent anchoring to some some component of the (usually Gram-negative) cell surface. Many PEP-CTERM proteins exhibit an unusual sequence composition that includes large numbers of potential glycosylation sites. Expression of one such protein has been shown restore the ability of a bacterium to form floc, a type of biofilm.), whose amino-acid sequence MIRRTILVIMMLVEVGFWSGSAKSLDASLVHAKARTVSYQWDSSQEGDSAVVSEAEYGGSGLAYSYIDEHGWQKLGALSSATVSSSTAPEQNILSRASWSDIVTIAGGNTPQYVNLSYRVTGNISATGDNAHASFVLKATTHTTVQANEWRYSGRVEGGGIYTESTSHGWDDSPGENWLTFKMYFYPVLSPQNELLGVGSYTVEATTLVGVLNGTSIADYSHTAVLARVTLPDGRTPEEAGYTLTFESGLTSPNLLATAVPEPTSIGLLSVGGVCFSLWRLQRSKSVIAC is encoded by the coding sequence ATGATTCGAAGAACGATATTGGTCATTATGATGCTGGTGGAAGTCGGTTTCTGGTCTGGATCCGCCAAGAGTCTCGACGCCTCGCTTGTACACGCCAAGGCCCGAACCGTCTCATATCAGTGGGACAGCTCTCAAGAAGGCGATTCCGCAGTCGTCTCGGAGGCCGAGTATGGAGGGTCCGGCCTCGCCTATTCATATATCGATGAGCATGGATGGCAGAAGCTGGGTGCTTTGTCTTCGGCAACTGTTTCGTCTTCAACTGCTCCCGAACAGAACATCCTTTCGCGAGCTTCCTGGAGCGACATTGTGACGATCGCGGGAGGAAATACGCCGCAGTACGTCAATCTTAGCTATCGCGTGACCGGCAATATCTCAGCGACGGGAGACAATGCCCATGCGAGTTTCGTGTTGAAGGCGACCACCCACACGACGGTTCAGGCAAACGAATGGCGATACTCAGGTCGAGTAGAAGGTGGCGGGATCTATACCGAGAGCACCAGCCATGGATGGGATGACAGTCCGGGGGAAAATTGGCTAACGTTCAAAATGTATTTCTATCCTGTTCTCTCGCCACAGAACGAATTGCTCGGCGTCGGATCGTATACGGTTGAGGCGACGACACTCGTTGGTGTGCTCAATGGTACGTCGATCGCTGATTACTCGCACACGGCCGTGCTGGCACGGGTGACATTGCCTGATGGACGGACGCCGGAGGAGGCGGGTTACACGTTGACGTTTGAATCAGGGCTTACGTCGCCAAATCTGTTGGCGACTGCCGTGCCTGAGCCGACGTCGATCGGGCTGCTGAGCGTCGGCGGAGTGTGCTTCTCGCTCTGGCGATTGCAGCGAAGCAAGTCGGTTATAGCATGTTGA